The region AACCAATTACATTATCAAAACCTACACGAGCTAAACGAATAATCGTTCCTTTCTCCTCTCCTACTGGCGTTACCAGCAAGATAGGTTGCTTAATGTCTTTAATTAAAGCACCTACCCAAGGAGCAAAAGTACCTCCCAAGCCAATAAAAATAGATTGAGGTATAAAGCCTTTTATAAATTCAGATTGATGTCTTACATCTAAAATTAATGCATTTGTTTCATTGGCATGAATCTCAAAAGCTTCTACAGAAAGAGGTTTTGCACTATTTTCTATCACCTGATTTACATCTTGATATCCTTCTTTATTTAATTGAACATTTAGTGGAAAATAAGCTGGTGGCGGTAATAAACCCTCTGTAACTTCTTTTACAAATTCTGCCTTGGTCATATCTGCTCTTAGTGCATAATTGGTCGCTTTCTGATTACCGATTGTACCTACCGTCTCTTTACTTAAATTTTTACCACAAGCAGAACCAGCTCCATGTGCAGGATATACAATAACATCATCTGCCAAAGGCATTATTTTTTCTCTTAAACTATCAAATAGAAAACCTGCCAAATCTTCTTCTGTAATATCTCCTTTTTGAGCTAAATCGGGTCTTCCTACATCCCCTAAAAAAAGTGTATCTCCACTAAAAAGCGCATGATCTTTTCCGTTTTCATCTTTTAACAAATAGCAAGAACTTTCCATAGTATGTCCTGGAGTATGCAAAAGCGTAATCGTGATATCTCCTACTTTAAAAACTTGGTTATCTTCCGCAATTATTGCCTCAAAATTTGTTTTTGCTGATGGCCCAAACACTATTTTTGCGCCTGTTTTTTCGGCAAGTGTTACATGTCCGCTGACAAAATCTGCATGAAAATGTGTTTCAAAAATATATTTGATCTTTGCTTTGCTTTTATTTGCCTTGTCTATATAATCTTGTACTTCTCTTAATGGATCAATAATGGCAACTTCGCCATTACTTTCTATATAATATGCTCCTTGTGCTAAACAACCTGTGTAAATTTGTTCTATAATCATAATTCTATTATTTTATTTGTATGCTTGATGTATATATTTTGCATATCTTTCTTGATGTTTTCTATCTCCTGTTTTGTAATATTTTACAGCTTGGTTGGCTCTCATAAAAAAGTTATTGACATCTATAATGTCTAAAATTCCACTTTTAAATAAATCATCTCTAACAGGGCCTTTTACGCCTGCAAAATAAAACTGAACTTCTTTTTTTTGATAAAACTTAATGCGTTCTTTTAACATTTCTACTCCTGTACTATCTACTCTATTAATGCTTTCTGCATCCAATACTATCAATTTTAATGCCTTCCCTTTTTTCTCTGCCATATTATCTAAATTATCTCTAAAATAATTT is a window of Polaribacter litorisediminis DNA encoding:
- a CDS encoding MBL fold metallo-hydrolase; this translates as MIIEQIYTGCLAQGAYYIESNGEVAIIDPLREVQDYIDKANKSKAKIKYIFETHFHADFVSGHVTLAEKTGAKIVFGPSAKTNFEAIIAEDNQVFKVGDITITLLHTPGHTMESSCYLLKDENGKDHALFSGDTLFLGDVGRPDLAQKGDITEEDLAGFLFDSLREKIMPLADDVIVYPAHGAGSACGKNLSKETVGTIGNQKATNYALRADMTKAEFVKEVTEGLLPPPAYFPLNVQLNKEGYQDVNQVIENSAKPLSVEAFEIHANETNALILDVRHQSEFIKGFIPQSIFIGLGGTFAPWVGALIKDIKQPILLVTPVGEEKGTIIRLARVGFDNVIGYLEGSFDAWKNANKEIDTLESVSAEVLEKKIKENVAVFDVRKPGEYASEHVVNALNTPLDFLNEHISEFPKKEAFYIHCAGGYRSVITASILKARGFHNVVDVSGGYTAIKKTSIKTTSPVCPSTLK